DNA from Antennarius striatus isolate MH-2024 chromosome 1, ASM4005453v1, whole genome shotgun sequence:
taaaaaaaatcccactgTATCCACAGTTTTAGTGATAGAACAGGAATGTAATTCTTATGTATTCCCTGGCAAACATTTTCCTCCAGTCACGTTTTTAATCAACATTGTCTCAGTTTTCCACAAAACTACCTTTCAATCTCTGTCTTTGAGTCAAGGGTTTAAATCAGAATTCAAAACTTCCCTTTGCATACAGTGCTTTAGGTTATAATGTGAAACCTTGGATCTGTTTCTACTGACTTTTATATGTCAGGTTGcacatcattttaatctgtaatAAGCATTTGATGTCATTGTCATTTGTGACATGCTTCTGTCAAACTGCACTTTAAATCATAATTATGGGGAGCCGCAGTGATTAGCTACTCCTCAGATCGGACCTACCAATGAAGTCAAAACTTCCAGGTGCCAGGCGCTCTGGTAAATGTGTGGCAAacagaaaacctgtgaggaaTGCCAAGGCAATGTGGTAACAGTGAAGGGTGTTGGTGTCATTGTCTGTGCAGCCTTCTCCTACACAAAGAAACACCTGTGACCACAAGAGCAAAAGAGGGAGAGGAACTTTTAGTCACTTGGAGCCCTATAACCATTATTAATGTTGCTTCTTTTTTCACCTAATTTCTCATTTAAGAATAGATTTTTTGACTGTCTGCTGTTTAATCTCCAAAGTCACCTTTAAAGTTGGATCAGGCTCTTGATtgactgtttttctttattatctCTGCATagtattatttttgaaaatcttCATGAAGAACTCTCTCTAAAGGAGAAACGAACCTTTCTTCACAAAAGACGGAATTTATACTGTTAAAAAAGGTTTGTCACTCAAAAGGGAAACCGGTGCTGGTTTTCTTGGAGATGCCATTATGTTACATAGTAGGAATCAGGAGTTGTTTGGTAGACCTTCCATGCAGCATGCTGTACAGCCAATGCTACATCGTAAATCGGCAATAAACTtcttataaaacattaatttcttctatgaaaaagattaaatgattaaaaactcTCTGTATCTCTTTAATTTGATCTAAATACCCAGTAGATATTTTACTCAATGCCAAATAATGTATTTCCACATTATCGCAGGGACAGCAAAATTTTAATTAGTTTGATTCCTGAAGCTGCCATTCTTAGGCACATTTTCACATGAAATATTTGGACAATCATGTTTTGTGGCTTCTGTCTGTATTTACAAAGTGCACAGCACTTTCACCTCCCATGGATAGAGAACAAGTAAAAGTTGTAACACATCATATATTATATGATTGTGTAACAATCATATAATATGCATTCCCATAGAACACTTGCTTAGCATTACTTTAAATTGTTTGTGACGTCTTGGACAAGAGATGATGATCTACGCATAAAAAAAGGCTATCGTAATGAAATGCAGAATGATACTTTTTTCCCTCCAGACCATCTTAGCCCACTGACTGAATTATGTTATCAAAACTCTGCTGCAGAATGTGTTGTATGCAAAGACAGGTGAGAGTCTGAAGCCCTACCCTGTAGAACAAAGGAATGTTGTCAAACAGGTACGGGTAGGCAAATGCAACAACGCGGAGACATTTGCTGAACTTTGGTCTCTGAAACTCAGAtaatctgaaattaaaaaaaacaaatgcttaattttcaaaaatgacaacacaaacGGTTGACTGACTATTCTTCAAAGATACACCATGTTATAGCTAAGCAGTAAGCTGTTAGGAAACTTCTTCACAGCACCAACAGATGGATTAAAAAGATGTGGTTTCATTCAATGccacaacattaaaatatttaaatactaaAGAAATAGAACTGAAATACAGACCCACCGGTGTATAATAATCATTGTGGGTACTACTGAGGATGTAGAGGGATTAAACATTTCAAGCATAGTAAagacattgaattttttttacacttaatACAATGATATTCATCATTGtacaaaaatgtattattagTTTATTTCAAACTTCCACAACacttcattcatatttatttttttgtaaatgcaaaTACAGAGACAGTTTGCTCAAGGGCATGTCTTGCAACTCTTTTGTTAACTCCTATAACCTGCTCAGCTGAAACTGCCATCAGAATAGATCACTGTTAATAAATAGCTGCCATAGGTACAGCTAGTGGTAACACCCAACAGTGACTTGCTCCATTCTACATGTGAAATCTAAGTTGACCATGTACATGGGTTAAAGTAAGTCTGAGGATTATGACAGAATATAATCACTGAAGATTAGGAGCAAATGTCTTACCTCTTCATGGCATCAGGACTATATTGCCGAAACGGAGAGCCAAGCCTTAGCAACAGGGAGAGACGAATGACAGAACAATTTTAGCTACAGTCAAAGCCACCATTATCCCAGTACATGAAGAAATAGTGATGTCAACAATGTGCTGATTGTTGTAAATCTGAGATGAAGGATGTTGTATGGTTGAAGACTGTATGGTAAGAGCCAATGATGGAGGTCAAAGCAGTCTGTACAGCATTTATTCATACCCAAATTATTGATATCCACTGTAATCATAGACCAGGAGACTTTCATTGAGAGTGACGTTTgagatgaaattaaaaatttgtTATAAAGTTAAGAATTTAGTGcacagaaaagacaaagagataCATTTTCTAGAAAAAGTTTGATTGTACATTAATCACAAAAGTAGAATGttcaatgaacattttgtcttaaaATGTTGATCTGCTGAtgtttaaacaaaaaatgtcatactatatttcagtttttattcaaataagcAAATATTATATTCCAGTTTATGCCTCAAAGTCAATAGGGCAAGATTTTCTTGAAATGTCATGAATGTTAAAAGTTAACCTCACTTTATATTATGGAAAACTGTTCAAGTGCTAAGCTGTATCCCTTGTATGTATGAGGTGGGGAGACGCTACAGACATATTGCCAGTGCATTGCGGTACATGCTATTCGTTTTGAAATATAGATTTGGAGTTGGTGAGCAGATAACTACGTTCAGCAGTAAGTGTGGAAAGGTGGCATTACTTTTAGTAAATTATAATTCTCACCATACCTGGAGTAGCAAGCCATGCCGGTGCAGATAATAGTGTTGAGCACAGCGATGGGAACGTAATACCGATGAAAGACGTTGTTCACCCACTTGTCTGGGAAAACATAAGCTGAGTAGCTCATTGCTGACCCTGTATTAATGGAAGAAATTATCTGCAATGTACTTTTCAGTCTGAGagatttataattttaaaaagcatcCCATAAAACCCCATGTATAGAATTGTGTAGTGTGTCTATCAATGCCTTATTAGTGACATCCTCTGACCTCTAAAACATCTACACATAgtatattcattatattttaatttaatctgatgTTGCTTCATTTTCAGACttctctgaaatatttttttgcatcaaaATTGCTTAATATAAAtataccaatttttttttttttgccagagtGCATGATTCAGGTCTTTTACATGCTTCAGCATATCTAATGAATGTAACTGAAACTTATGCAAATTACTGATAACTTTCAAGGAAAACATTGTACATTTGGAGAAATACCACAGGTCAAAAGTCACTGAACAACTGAGTAATGCTGAACCACACACACCTACCTAGGCTATAGAAACTGAGGGCGCCATAGTCAAAGAAGAAACAGATGTGACGCGCCTGGGCTGACATGCTGTTGAAGGTGTGAGCACAGCTGGATAACAGTGGATAAATGCAACAGGAGACCAGGTAGACCACCAACGGCCAAGTGAAGGATTCCTGCCAGGCTGTGAGAATGAGCACCACCGACACCAGTTTCCACAGGAAGTACCTgtcaggagaaaaacaaggtGTATTTAGATGATTAGCTCTGAGGGGATGCAGCGACAGAATACATAAAACTGATGAGAATacagatgcccggcttcactacatcgcagatttttaggaGGTAATCACATGCTActgtgcatgctattggctgacaacatccagaagtgcactgggttgagatcaaaacataatggtggTTTCCgaatttgaaatttaagtggaaaaaggggaaaattgtgaatatttttgttgaatggagctgcatttttttccaaaaaggaaGCATCGATTTTTTTAATTggaagtatttaaagcttgcatcccaTGGATGCACTTCGTCTGATTGTGCGTCCCTATCAAAATATTTCTGTCAAAGACACAAGGTCGCACGCAAATGAGAACACTGTAATttgactctttttttgtttttacttaagCTGTTATAATgttattgacaaaaacatttaaattaacagtttgtttagtttttatattgtactat
Protein-coding regions in this window:
- the paqr5b gene encoding membrane progestin receptor gamma-B isoform X1, with product MCKPSTSTETTAGLEGVAQQLLTKIMFSLIKLPRVFTIKQVPQVFHEDSIISGYRHPHSSATDCILSLFHMTNETLNIWTHFLPSWYFLWKLVSVVLILTAWQESFTWPLVVYLVSCCIYPLLSSCAHTFNSMSAQARHICFFFDYGALSFYSLGSAMSYSAYVFPDKWVNNVFHRYYVPIAVLNTIICTGMACYSRLGSPFRQYSPDAMKRLSEFQRPKFSKCLRVVAFAYPYLFDNIPLFYRVFLCVGEGCTDNDTNTLHCYHIALAFLTGFLFATHLPERLAPGSFDFIGHSHQLFHVCSIFATHFQMKAIEQDMMSRRKWLLENSIPITFSNSIGAALFCVVVNLLIIILYSLPLLCKSLVLRKKHKK
- the paqr5b gene encoding membrane progestin receptor gamma-B isoform X2 yields the protein MCKPSTSTETTAGLEGVAQQLLTKIMFSLIKLPRVFTIKQVPQVFHEDSIISGYRHPHSSATDCILSLFHMTNETLNIWTHFLPSWYFLWKLVSVVLILTAWQESFTWPLVVYLVSCCIYPLLSSCAHTFNSMSAQARHICFFFDYGALSFYSLDKWVNNVFHRYYVPIAVLNTIICTGMACYSRLGSPFRQYSPDAMKRLSEFQRPKFSKCLRVVAFAYPYLFDNIPLFYRVFLCVGEGCTDNDTNTLHCYHIALAFLTGFLFATHLPERLAPGSFDFIGHSHQLFHVCSIFATHFQMKAIEQDMMSRRKWLLENSIPITFSNSIGAALFCVVVNLLIIILYSLPLLCKSLVLRKKHKK